The DNA segment AAGAATAAGCGTCTGCAATATGATGATCCTATTTTTTCATCCTTTGTAGAAACCACATCAGCAAAATGCCTCCCACTAACGCCATTACAACGAGGGGTACAACTCTTTTTTTCATTATTTGACTATGCCACACAACTTTTATATATCGCTTTTATTATTACCGTTTGGTGGTTTCCTGAACATTTCTCAGTTCAAACAATTTATAATCTCACCGTTTTATTTTTATTTGAGTTTATTCTCGTGCATTCAGGTGTTTTTATGGCTGCATTTGCTCGTACTAAACTTGTTTTTGCTCTTATTCCCTTTTATGGAATATTTGCACTGATTATCAATAGTATGATTATGGGTGATGAAAACTTGATCCTTTGGCTCTATGCTGTGATTGTTGCTAATCGAATTATCAATGGTTACCAAGTAAAAACTAAAGAAGAAATGGGGAAGAATTTATTTTATTCTGCGCTATTAGTTTTAAATTTTATGCTCTGCCTTTTTTCTGTCATGATTTTTAAGTTCTTAGTTCCTTATGGTGGATTAACACCTCAATATTTAAATAAAATTGACTATCTTTATTTAATTCCACAGCATAGCGATTATTTTAATGTTCCACATGTTGGTATGGCTTACGGCACATTATTCTATGGTATTCCTTTAGTTTTTATTACGATAAATAGCGTCTCCTCTATTTATCCGCGTGTAATACAAAAACTAAAACAAGCAAAATAAATACAGAACAATAATTCTAAAATAGAACACTTGTTGTTCATCTTTATTTATGTTTAAATACGCGCGTTATCACTCCAATTATTTCTCTTTCTAAGAAGGCACTTCCCTACGATGAACTAAATTCTGCCAGAAAATTTCTCAAATACCTTTTCGGTATTCATTTTCTGTTACTGGCAGACAATAATTTATTTCGTCGCATCAAAAAAAGATCTCGGCTGTCTGCCACCTATTTCGCTTAGGAGGTCTTACTATGACAATAGCCTGTCACTTCTCACAACTTAATATCGAATTTAATCAAGAAGCTCTTTTTCCACCATTAACTCGCTCACTGGCTTGCCAGCAAAATGCATTAATTGGCCACAATGGTAAAGGGAAATCCGTACTATTAAGATTATTAGCACAAAAAATATTACCAACTTCAGGTCAAGTTAACTGGAATATGCCTTTTGTTCACGTTGATCAATTAACGCGATTACAAGGCGATACACTTGCTCAAGCGTTAGATATTCATGAAATGTATCAAGCATTCCAACGTGTTGATGACGGCATTGCCACCTTAGAAGATATTGAGTTACTTGATGGTAAATGGCAACTTCCTGTCATGTGGCAGAATTTATTAGATTCGGCGCAACTTCCCGTCGCATTAAATACCCCTATTGCGCATCTAAGTGGCGGAGAACAAACACGTTTGGCTCTTTGTCGCGCTTTTTTATGCGAAGAGAGTTTTCTGCTGTTAGATGAGCCAGATAACCATCTTGATTATCAAGGGCAACAATGGCTAATAAAACAATTAGCTCAGCACAAAGCTGGCTCTCTTATTGTTAGTCACAATCGAAACTTGCTCTCATATGCTGATACTATTCTTGAATTAAGTGAGAAAGGTTTATCTGAATATGGTGGAAATTATACGTTATATGAAGCACAAAAAAGTGCGGAAATAACATCATTGGAAGCCGCAAGTGATCGGCTAAACAGCCAAATTAAAAATGAGAAACGCCAGCAACAAGCAACATTACAAAAAGCGGCACAACGGAAACGGCAAGGCGAATCAATTAGGCAAAGTGGCTCTCAGTGCCTACTTTTACTGGATATGCAAAAAAACAGAGCAGAACAACGCCAATCTGCCGTAGCAAAACGGCATCAGCGTGTAATCGATGATATGCAATCTCAAAAACAAGGTGTCGATGAAGAAAAAGCACAGATTCATCAGCAGAAAATGGTATTGAATTATCAAAGTGACGGGCGTCGTTTAAATGTATTTGTTAATAATCTTCAACTTCCTTATGGTTACCAACACCCTATTTCATTTTCAGCTTATGGCAATGAACATTGGCATATTAAAGGTAAAAATGGCTGTGGAAAATCAACATTATTAAAATGTTTAATTGAACAATTTGCGCCCCTTTCTGGTGAATTTCGTCTTAACAAAGACTATTGCTATCTCGATCAACATCTTGCTTTACTTGATAAAACATTGCCGGTTGCACAGGCACTACACCAATATCAATCTGCGATTTCTGTCGAGCAATGGCGAACACGTCTTGGAATGTTGAGAATTAGAGGTGATAAATCTTTACTACCACTTGAAAAACTCAGTGGCGGCGAACAATTAAAAGCAACGTTATTAGCTTTAACACATAGCCCCAAGCCACCTGCCGTATTATTACTTGATGAGCCAGATAATCACCTTGATATCGAATCTAAACAACTATTGGAAAATCTACTTGTTGAATATCAAGGTACATTGTTACTGGTTTCGCATGATGACGATTTTGTTGAACGCTGCGGTATTACACATACGCTGTTATTAGACACAATGATATAAAAAAACTGCGCCATAAAAGGCGCAGTTCTAAACGATTCAATCTGTTTCAATCAAGATGCTAATGGTGCATGAATACTCATAATATCTTTCATTGCTTCAACAGTATCTTCATCCACGCAATAATGCGTAAATTCATCAATCTCACTGTCAGAGCTCATCGTTACACCCGCTTTGCGATAAATCATGGTTGAAGGTGCCACTTTTCCTGCTGAACTGTGTATTTCTTTTAATCCTGCATCTAGGAATTTTTGGATATTACTCAGTCTTACACCTGCGCCTGCCATAATGATAGGGCCTTGTGTTTTTTCATTTAACGTTCGTAATAATGGCAAACCTAATTCTGCATTCGCCTGCTGCCCTGAGGTTAAAATACGAGAAACACCTAGCTGAGTCAGTTGCTCTAGCGCTAATAATGGATTAATGCACATATCAAAAGCACGATGAAAAGTAATAGCTAAGGGACCAGCAAGCTCCATTAGAATTTCCATTTTAGGCAAATCAATATGCCCTTCTTCATTTAAAAGACCAACAACGGCCCCTGAAAATCCCATATCACGGATCAAACTAATATCATTTTTCATTGCTGAAAAATCAGCTTGTGTATAACAAAAATCGCCACCACGCGGACGAACGATAGGATGAACGGGAATACGAACCAGATCTCTGACTTGTCGTAGCATTCCAAAACTTGGCGTAATACCGCCTTCTGCCGGACTTGTACACAGCTCTATTCTGTCTGCACCAGCTCGTTCTGCTACCAACGCGCATTCAGCGCCAAAACAACAAATCTCCAATGTAGTCATATCATCCCTCTCCATCCTTAATATAGAAAGTAATCAGAAAATAAATATCATTTCTCAGCGATTACTAACAATAGTTGTCGAATCTTGTAATTCATTCAATTCTGCTATCAGAATTTTGTGCTGACACAAGCAAACTATTTTCTGAAAGTGTCGTTCAACACTCACTTTCAACGATTTCAAGTAACGAATAAGGATGATACTTCACAGTGACTTTTCCATTAGAAATAGCCACCGTTGGATTAGGTAAACGCTCTTTCTCACCTTTAGGTTCGCTGATTTTTAAGCTAACACTCTCAGGTAACGTTTCGGGTAAAAAAGACATCACTTTATTCACGAGAAAAGCGGGTTCGACGGAGATCACTTGCTCAATATGCTCCCAACCTTGGTATTCATATTTTTTATTCGTAGGAAAAGGCAATTCAACAATAGAAACAGATTGATTCAAAATAGTTAACGGTGTTTCTAATTGAAAGAGATATATTGGGCGTCCATTAATCACATTATCAGAAATACACTTTCCACACTGGCTTAATCCTGTTCGCCACTGCTCCGCCAATGCCAAATCGTGACAACGTAACGATACATGATCAGTGCGATAGACGGATAAATCTATGCCCAAACTATCGGCAAATGACGTCATATTTTCTTCAAACAAAGAAAGCTCGTGAGTTAAATCATTTAATTGAGAAATTGAAGAAAATAACACCATTTTGAATAACCTTAATGAAAAAACAGAGAAAAAACCTTAAAGATAAGCCCGAGATGGTAGCATGTTCTAGCCGGAATATGTTATAAATTCAAGGTTAATCCTAATTCTTTATAAGAAACCTGTCAGACTTTTGTCGTCAGGTTTTATTTTCTCAATAATTTAAGGTAACCCGGTGAATATTCAGGCTTTTCTTTCAGAAAAAATCAGTGTGGCAATGTGTGCTGCTGGCGCACCCGCTGATAGCGAACCTCTTGTCCGTCAGTCAGCCAAAGTACAATTTGGTGACTATCAGGCAAATGGTGTCATGGGAGCTGCAAAAAAAATGGGGATCCCACCCCGACAACTCGCAGAAAAGATCCTAGAAAAGCTCGATATTACGGATGTTGCAGATAAAGTTGAAATCGCAGGCCCGGGTTTTATCAATATCTTTTTATCTCCACAATGGGTTGCAAAACAAGCTGAAGATGCATTAGCAGATGAACATCTAAATGTAACTCCTGTTGAACCTCAAACTATTGTTATCGACTATTCATCTCCGAACGTTGCAAAACAGATGCACGTTGGTCACTTACGCTCAACCATTATTGGTGATGCAAGTGCCCGTACTTTATCTTTCTTAGGTCATAATGTTGTTCGTGCTAATCACTTGGGTGATTGGGGTACGCAATTTGGTATGTTAATTGCGTATTTAGAGAAAAAACAGAATGAAAATGCCGCTGATATGGCGTTATCTGATCTCGAAGAGTTCTATCGTGAAGCGAAAAAACACTATGATGAAGATGAAGTATTCGCAGAACGCGCCCGTAATTACGTTGTAAAATTACAAAGTGGTGATGAATACTGCCGTACAATGTGGCGTAAATTAGTTGATATCACCATGCAACAAAACCAAGTGACTTATCAACGCCTTAACGTCACATTAACCGAAGATGACATTATGGGTGAAAGTCTTTATAACCCAATGTTGGCTGGTATTGTTGCCGATTTAAAAGCAAAAGGTCTTGCAGTAGAAAGTGATGGTGCAACAGTTGTTTTCCTTGATGAATATAAAAACAAGGAAGGCGAACCTATGGGTGTTATCGTTCAGAAAAAAGACGGTGGCTACCTATATACAACGACAGATATTGCTTGTGCAAAATACCGTCACGAAACATTACATGCTGATCGTGTACTTTATTATATCGACTCTCGTCAGCACCAGCATTTAATGCAAGCTTGGACGATTGTTCGTAAAGCAGGCTACATCCCTGATTCAATGTCACTTGAACACCATATGTTCGGTATGATGTTAGGTAAAGATGGTCGTCCGTTTAAAACTCGTTCTGGCGGCACCATTCGTTTAACCGACTTACTGGATGAAGCTCAAGAAAGAGCGCGTACATTAATTGCTGAAAAAAATCCAGATATGGGTAAAGACGAATTAAATAACGTTGCTCGCGTTGTGGGTATTGGTGCTGTTAAATACGCTGATTTATCTAAAAACCGTACAACAGATTACATCTTTGATTGGGATCTAATGTTAAGTTTCGAAGGTAACACTGCGCCTTATATGCAATATGCTTATACTCGCGTTGCTTCCATCTTCAAACGTGCAGAAATTGATGAAAATGCGTTAACGCAACCTATCACACTAACCCAATCTCATGAAAGACAACTTGCATTACGTTTAGTCCAATTTGATGAGACAATTATGCAAGTTTCTCGTGAAGGAACGCCTCACGTTATGTGTGCTTACCTTTACGATCTGGCGCAAGCTTTCTCCGGCTTTTATGAAAACTGCCCTATCTTATCTGCTGAAGATGAAAACACTCGCCAAAGCCGTCTAAAACTGGCTCGTTTAACCGCGAGAACCTTAAAACAAGGTTTAGATACTTTAGGTATTGAAACAGTAGATAGAATGTAATTCATTTCTATTTTCAAATAGCAGTGACAAAAAAAACCGATGGTATAAACCATCGGTTTTTTATTATGCGTTAAATTTTAATTCAAGATAGCTAAAAAAAAACTTCAAACAATGACTCAATTAAATTTCCAATGCTACTTAATCATTAATCTTCATTAGCAGTTATAACATCCTGACACAATAGTCCTCTAATATCTTTTGCCTCAATCCAACCATCGACACTGTCTATTGGCTTACTAGGGCTGTATAAGCGGTCATTAACGTCTTTCGCTGTGAAAGCAAGCTTCTCATTAGTTTTATCGAATACGCCAACACAGTTAACTGGGGTAAGTTTTGAGGTATTAATTTTTCCGTCGGCAGTACAACCTGCAAGAAATAACGTAGCTAATGATACAGAAATGATAATTGCTTTTTTCATAGTAGCTCCTTGACACTCTTATTTTTATTTTTACCAAAAATCACGAAGTGATTATTAAGTAGTCTTTAAACTAGAAATATCTAATGATTTATAACTGCTTTGAGTATAACGAATAAATAGAGAAATATTTGAGTTATTGAGCTATTAATGAAAAAAATAAGAAATATTGAGAAGGAATAGAAAAGAGAGGGAAAACAGAAAACAACGGCGGATAAATGAAAATAACAATTAGTGTACCATACTGAATTCTCAGTAATCTAATTATCTATTAATAATAGATTTAGCGTTAATTTCACTATTCACGCGACTTATTGTTTACTGCTTATCCCCAGCAATCGTGTTACCTATTTGAAGCGCAGACAAAATAGATATGATCACTTTCAGTAGTACTGAACGATAACAAGCAAATAACTTTACAGTCACGGTTAATCTACCTGAATACAGAAATAATAATATGTCTTAAATCAAAAAAATCAAATGTTTTAAAATATACTGCAATATTTTGAAATATTTGCAATATCTCATCATTAAGTAAGAAATATTTAACAGATGTGTCAATTTTTAAACCTATCCAACACAAGAGAGTTTATCTAAAAAAAGATAATTCGTCAAACCGTAAGTACTTAGAATATAGTGTCTATTTTTTTACTTTATGTAGAATCCCACTACGAGTAAACAAATTGTCTAAAGATATTCGATATGATTAATGTTTAGATAAATTTATTAATATCCATTAAAAAACACTTTCCAATGCCGAAAAACTGTATAAATCATTTAGAAAATGGAAAAAAAATTTAATAAAAAAATAGTGAGAAAAAATATTTTTGCTGTTTTCTCACTTTTTTCTCTTTCTAAGAATATACAGATCTGCGTAACTAAATACTAAAAGTGTGATCTATGTAGCATTATAAATAGTCTAAAAATAGAGGAAGGTTCTAAATGAAGAGAATTACATTGATAAAAGTATTGTTAATTTTGCAACTCCTCGCTTTTATACAAAAGCGAGGAGTTCGTGTTATCAGTTATAAAGCACGTAGTGAGAAATGACGAGGTCTAAACCCTAGCGCATACAGCGCAACAAAATAACTTCCTGCTCCAGCTACGACAACTAACAACAAGCGTAAGATACGCATTAACATATTGCCGCTATCCCAACTTGGCATGATCCACAACATTCCAGCTAATACAGCGCCCATTACAGCAAGCGCAATAACAAGTTTTAATAAGAATACAGGCCAGCCAGCTAAAGGCTTATAGATATTTTTCTTGCGGATCTGCCAAAACAACATCGAGGCATTAAAACATGCCGCAATACCGATTGAGAGCGCAAGACCTACATGTTTTAAACTACCAATAAATGCAAGGTTCATTAATTGTGTGAGAATTAATGTCGCAATAGCAATTTTTACGGGCGTTTTAATATCCTGACGAGAATAAAAACCCGGAGCTAAGATTTTTATGATAATCAGCCCCATTAACCCAACACAGTAAGCGATTAGCGCTTGTTGCGTCATCAGTGCATCATGAGCATTAAAATTACCATACTGGAACAAAGACGCAGTTAAAGGTCCAGATAATACCGCTAAACCAATAGTACAAGGCAGTGCTAATAAAAAGCACAGTCTTAATCCCCAATCCATTAATTTTCTATATTCTTCAGTATTACCACTGGCAAAACTCTTCGATAAGGAAGGAAGTAAAATTGTACCTAATGCAACGCCTAATACCCCTGTCGGTAATTCCATCAAACGGTCGGCATAATACATCCAAGAAACTGAACCAGAAACTAAGAAGGAAGCAAAAATAGTGTTGATAATTAAAGATATTTGGCTAACCGAAACCCCTAAAATTGCAGGTCCCATCAGTTTCATCACACGCCAAACACCGCTATTTTTAAATGAAATACGCGGCAAAACCAGCATACCGATTTTTTTCAAATGCGGTAATTGATAACCAAGTTGTAATATTCCCCCAGCAACAACCGCCCACGCTAATGCTATAATAGGAGGATTACAATAAGGTGCGACCACTAAAGCGAAAAAGATCATGCTGACATTGAGCAGCGTTGGTGCAAAAGCGGGTACTGAAAAGCGATTCCAAGTATTTAAAATAGAGCCTGTCAATGAAGCCAGTGAAATAAGAAAAATATAAGGAAAGGTGATCCGTAATAGATCGGTTGTTAATTGGAATTTATCAGGTGAACTACTAAAACCCGGCGCTGTAACATAAATCACCCAAGGCGCAGCTATAATGCCAATCACGGTAACCACGGCTAAAATAAGCGTCAGCATACCCGAAACGTAAGCAATAAAAGTACGCGTTGCTTCCTCACCTTGCTGATTTTTATATTCTGCCAAGATCGGAACAAATGCTTGAGAAAATGCCCCTTCTGCAAAAATACGCCGCAATAAGTTTGGCAATTTAAAAGCAACAAAAAAGGCATCTGTTGCCATACCTGCACCAAAAATACGCGCAATAATTGCATCGCGAATAAATCCTAGTACCCGTGAAAATAAGGTCATAGAACTCACTGCAGCAAGTGATTTAAGTAAATTCATAAAGTTATTCTAATTTTTGTTGAATGGAATAAAAAGAAAGGGACTATACTCCGTCTCTAACATCGAAAAATCAATCTTCAATTAGCTAAGAATATGCTGACTCTGCTTATCTTCGACTAACCAAAGCGATTAAAAAATAGCTACTTATGGCTTGTAAGCATTTTTCTCAACATCGCTTCCAACATAACGTGATCCTCACTCTCATTAAATTTAGGATCGATAATACTTCTTCCCATAGAACCCTCTGCGATAACTAGCAACCATGTTGCAATTTTCTCTGGCTCCAGTGCTGAATCTATCTGCCCTTTTTTAATACCGTTTTTCAGCATCGCAATCAAACGCTGTTTGTTGTTTCTTTCATTTTCAATAAAAATCTCGTGAATGCTCGCATTACGCGATGCTTCAGCAAAAATTTCAATACTAATTAAATTGAATGCTTTTAATATTGATAGCACTAATCCTAACCAATGTCGGCAATTAGAGGCTGTTTGGAATTGTTAACGTTTAAAATATGTTCGCGTTGTTAATGCAGTTAATACGTGATCTCGCCACTCTTGATTAATTTGTAGATAGTTTTTGGCGTAACCTTCCCGTTCAAAACCATGTTTAGCTAATAGGTTTCCACTGCGTAAATTATGAGGCATATAATTTGCCATAATACGATGCATCCCTTGCTGTCGTTGCATATAGCGAAGTGTTTCCGTTAAAGCTTCCGACATATAGCCCTGACCTTGCCATTTTTCACCAACGGAATATCCCAAGAAACAGGCATTAAAAGCGCCACGCATAACATTGCTGTAATTAGCAACACCAATAATTTCATCTTCATTTTGTGTTAATAGCAGAAAATGAAAGGCACTTTCTTGTCGATGTAGTTCGTTCATATATTGTAAACGGTGATCCCAACCGGAGGGCAAATAATGTGTTTTATCTCTTACGGGTTCCCATGGAATTAAAAAGCGACGATTTAATGTATAATAATCAGCCAATCTTTCAGCATCTCTTTCATATGCTAAACGTATTACCATTCTTTGTGTTTCAAAACGAATTTTAGGAATTCCGCCACGATAACCAAACATTACGATCTCATTATCCTTTGATATAAATAAGTCTAATTCTGAAGCAACTCTTCTTATTCTGCCACTAACCTTAATAAAAAAATATCATCTTTAATTTACTAGGAATTATGCACATTTAGAGACAGAATAGCTGAAGAAATAAATTATTTCATTCCCCCCTATTTTATTTAAATTATTTGCTTATTGATGGTGAGTAATGGCGCTGGTAACACAAGCCCGCACTTTGGGTAAATACTTCCTCCTAATTGACAATATGTTAGTTGTCTTAGGTTTTTTCGTCGTTTTTCCGCTAATTTCTATTCGTTTCGTCGAACAATTAGGTTGGGCTGGTGTTATTGTCGGCTTTGCATTAGGGCTTCGACAATTAGTGCAACAAGGTCTTGGCATTTTTGGTGGCGCTATTGCAGACCGTTTTGGTGCAAAACCAATGATAATAACAGGCATGTTATTACGAGCTTTAGGTTTTGCTTTAATGGCAATGGCAGATCAACCTTGGATACTTTGGTTATCTTGCATTTTATCTGCATTAGGTGGGACTTTATTTGATCCACCTCGCACAGCGCTAGTTATCAAATTAACCCGTCCTTATGAGCGCGGTCGTTTTTATTCTTTATTATTAATGCAAGATAGCGCTGGCGCTGTTATTGGCGCTCTCATCGGTAGTTGGTTATTACAGTATGATTTTCATTTAGTTTGCTGGGTCGGTGCGGGTGTTTTTGTGATCGCAGCCTTATTTAATGCTTGGTTATTACCCGCTTACCGTATATCCACAACCCGAACACCAATTAAAGAAGGATTAAAACGGGTATTTATTGATAAACGCTTTGTTAGTTATGTCTTAACGCTGACAGGCTATTTTGTATTATCCGTTCAAGTCATGTTGATGTTTCCTATTATCGTCAATGATATTGCGGGCACGCCAACTGCAGTAAAATGGATGTATGCCATTGAAGCGCTGCTTTCTTTAACATTGCTTTATCCTATTGCTCGCTGGAGCGAGAAACATTTCAAATTAGAACAGCGTTTAATGGCTGGCTTATTTTTAATGAGCATCAGCATGTTCCCTATTGGTATGATCCATTCATTACAAAGCATCTTCTTGATTATTGGCTTGTTTTATCTTGGTACTATTACGGCAGAGCCTGCACGAGAAACATTAAGTGCATCACTTGCTGATCCTCGCGCTCGTGGTAGTTATATGGGCTTTAGCCGATTAGGTTTGGCGTTTGGTGGTGCAATTGGTTATACCGGTGGTGGATGGATGTATGATTTAGGCAATCAATTTGATATGCCTGAATTGCCTTGGTTCTTACTGGGAACGGTAGGTTTAATAACACTTTATGCATTACATCGCCAATTTAATCGTAAAAAAATAGAAACAGCCATGCTTACTCCTTAAAGATCGGGTAAACTTTTAGTTATCAATGATCAAGGAGTGTTTATGAAAGCAATTTTTCTAACAGCTATATTAGTATTAACAAGCTTAGTCACAGGATGTGATCAGCTCAAGCAATTTGATGTGAGTGA comes from the Proteus appendicitidis genome and includes:
- the mdtH gene encoding multidrug efflux MFS transporter MdtH gives rise to the protein MALVTQARTLGKYFLLIDNMLVVLGFFVVFPLISIRFVEQLGWAGVIVGFALGLRQLVQQGLGIFGGAIADRFGAKPMIITGMLLRALGFALMAMADQPWILWLSCILSALGGTLFDPPRTALVIKLTRPYERGRFYSLLLMQDSAGAVIGALIGSWLLQYDFHLVCWVGAGVFVIAALFNAWLLPAYRISTTRTPIKEGLKRVFIDKRFVSYVLTLTGYFVLSVQVMLMFPIIVNDIAGTPTAVKWMYAIEALLSLTLLYPIARWSEKHFKLEQRLMAGLFLMSISMFPIGMIHSLQSIFLIIGLFYLGTITAEPARETLSASLADPRARGSYMGFSRLGLAFGGAIGYTGGGWMYDLGNQFDMPELPWFLLGTVGLITLYALHRQFNRKKIETAMLTP
- a CDS encoding ATP-binding cassette domain-containing protein gives rise to the protein MTIACHFSQLNIEFNQEALFPPLTRSLACQQNALIGHNGKGKSVLLRLLAQKILPTSGQVNWNMPFVHVDQLTRLQGDTLAQALDIHEMYQAFQRVDDGIATLEDIELLDGKWQLPVMWQNLLDSAQLPVALNTPIAHLSGGEQTRLALCRAFLCEESFLLLDEPDNHLDYQGQQWLIKQLAQHKAGSLIVSHNRNLLSYADTILELSEKGLSEYGGNYTLYEAQKSAEITSLEAASDRLNSQIKNEKRQQQATLQKAAQRKRQGESIRQSGSQCLLLLDMQKNRAEQRQSAVAKRHQRVIDDMQSQKQGVDEEKAQIHQQKMVLNYQSDGRRLNVFVNNLQLPYGYQHPISFSAYGNEHWHIKGKNGCGKSTLLKCLIEQFAPLSGEFRLNKDYCYLDQHLALLDKTLPVAQALHQYQSAISVEQWRTRLGMLRIRGDKSLLPLEKLSGGEQLKATLLALTHSPKPPAVLLLDEPDNHLDIESKQLLENLLVEYQGTLLLVSHDDDFVERCGITHTLLLDTMI
- the rimJ gene encoding ribosomal protein S5-alanine N-acetyltransferase — encoded protein: MFGYRGGIPKIRFETQRMVIRLAYERDAERLADYYTLNRRFLIPWEPVRDKTHYLPSGWDHRLQYMNELHRQESAFHFLLLTQNEDEIIGVANYSNVMRGAFNACFLGYSVGEKWQGQGYMSEALTETLRYMQRQQGMHRIMANYMPHNLRSGNLLAKHGFEREGYAKNYLQINQEWRDHVLTALTTRTYFKR
- the murJ gene encoding murein biosynthesis integral membrane protein MurJ; this encodes MNLLKSLAAVSSMTLFSRVLGFIRDAIIARIFGAGMATDAFFVAFKLPNLLRRIFAEGAFSQAFVPILAEYKNQQGEEATRTFIAYVSGMLTLILAVVTVIGIIAAPWVIYVTAPGFSSSPDKFQLTTDLLRITFPYIFLISLASLTGSILNTWNRFSVPAFAPTLLNVSMIFFALVVAPYCNPPIIALAWAVVAGGILQLGYQLPHLKKIGMLVLPRISFKNSGVWRVMKLMGPAILGVSVSQISLIINTIFASFLVSGSVSWMYYADRLMELPTGVLGVALGTILLPSLSKSFASGNTEEYRKLMDWGLRLCFLLALPCTIGLAVLSGPLTASLFQYGNFNAHDALMTQQALIAYCVGLMGLIIIKILAPGFYSRQDIKTPVKIAIATLILTQLMNLAFIGSLKHVGLALSIGIAACFNASMLFWQIRKKNIYKPLAGWPVFLLKLVIALAVMGAVLAGMLWIMPSWDSGNMLMRILRLLLVVVAGAGSYFVALYALGFRPRHFSLRAL
- a CDS encoding VOC family protein; translated protein: MVLFSSISQLNDLTHELSLFEENMTSFADSLGIDLSVYRTDHVSLRCHDLALAEQWRTGLSQCGKCISDNVINGRPIYLFQLETPLTILNQSVSIVELPFPTNKKYEYQGWEHIEQVISVEPAFLVNKVMSFLPETLPESVSLKISEPKGEKERLPNPTVAISNGKVTVKYHPYSLLEIVESEC
- the argS gene encoding arginine--tRNA ligase produces the protein MNIQAFLSEKISVAMCAAGAPADSEPLVRQSAKVQFGDYQANGVMGAAKKMGIPPRQLAEKILEKLDITDVADKVEIAGPGFINIFLSPQWVAKQAEDALADEHLNVTPVEPQTIVIDYSSPNVAKQMHVGHLRSTIIGDASARTLSFLGHNVVRANHLGDWGTQFGMLIAYLEKKQNENAADMALSDLEEFYREAKKHYDEDEVFAERARNYVVKLQSGDEYCRTMWRKLVDITMQQNQVTYQRLNVTLTEDDIMGESLYNPMLAGIVADLKAKGLAVESDGATVVFLDEYKNKEGEPMGVIVQKKDGGYLYTTTDIACAKYRHETLHADRVLYYIDSRQHQHLMQAWTIVRKAGYIPDSMSLEHHMFGMMLGKDGRPFKTRSGGTIRLTDLLDEAQERARTLIAEKNPDMGKDELNNVARVVGIGAVKYADLSKNRTTDYIFDWDLMLSFEGNTAPYMQYAYTRVASIFKRAEIDENALTQPITLTQSHERQLALRLVQFDETIMQVSREGTPHVMCAYLYDLAQAFSGFYENCPILSAEDENTRQSRLKLARLTARTLKQGLDTLGIETVDRM
- the cutC gene encoding copper homeostasis protein CutC is translated as MTTLEICCFGAECALVAERAGADRIELCTSPAEGGITPSFGMLRQVRDLVRIPVHPIVRPRGGDFCYTQADFSAMKNDISLIRDMGFSGAVVGLLNEEGHIDLPKMEILMELAGPLAITFHRAFDMCINPLLALEQLTQLGVSRILTSGQQANAELGLPLLRTLNEKTQGPIIMAGAGVRLSNIQKFLDAGLKEIHSSAGKVAPSTMIYRKAGVTMSSDSEIDEFTHYCVDEDTVEAMKDIMSIHAPLAS